One genomic window of Thermorudis peleae includes the following:
- a CDS encoding lysylphosphatidylglycerol synthase transmembrane domain-containing protein translates to MKRTILGIAVSLLFLWLAFRGLHLATVLAALRTANYWVLIPALACYFAGVAWRAVRWSALLRPVERLSWVRLFPVVAIGYMANNVLPLRTGEVVRAYTLAQRSQVRTSAALASIALERLLDGLTMLGFLLVASLFIALTGTLWRLALVAFVIFLPALALLALLSRDDVRERVLPRLLDWLPARIQTRVLQLAHTVAQGLRSLQDGPTLAVASATSLAAWLCEAGMYGIIARGFGLPLSIPLVLLTTAIANLATLLPSSPGYVGPFEAGVTLVLTGVAAIARERALSYALVLHVALYVPITLLGLVFWWRESLSWRVIRASTTERVTS, encoded by the coding sequence GTGAAGCGAACAATCCTCGGTATTGCGGTGAGTTTGCTCTTTCTCTGGCTCGCGTTTCGTGGCTTGCATCTTGCAACGGTCCTTGCTGCACTCCGTACAGCAAACTACTGGGTGCTGATTCCGGCACTTGCCTGTTACTTCGCCGGGGTCGCGTGGCGTGCTGTGCGGTGGTCTGCGCTGTTGCGGCCTGTTGAACGGCTTTCCTGGGTGCGGCTTTTCCCGGTTGTTGCCATTGGGTATATGGCCAACAATGTATTGCCATTGCGGACGGGTGAGGTCGTTCGCGCGTATACACTTGCCCAGCGATCGCAGGTGCGCACAAGCGCTGCCTTAGCGTCAATTGCTTTAGAGCGATTACTTGACGGCCTGACGATGCTCGGATTTTTACTCGTTGCCTCTTTGTTTATTGCGCTCACTGGTACCCTGTGGCGGCTTGCGCTTGTTGCCTTCGTCATCTTCCTGCCAGCACTTGCCCTGCTTGCCCTCCTTAGTCGAGACGACGTACGGGAACGTGTCCTGCCACGGTTGCTTGATTGGCTCCCTGCTCGAATCCAGACGCGCGTGCTGCAACTTGCGCATACCGTTGCACAGGGCCTTCGCTCACTCCAAGATGGGCCAACCTTGGCAGTGGCAAGCGCGACGTCGCTTGCCGCGTGGCTCTGCGAAGCAGGAATGTACGGCATCATTGCTCGTGGTTTTGGACTTCCGCTAAGCATCCCGCTCGTGCTCCTGACGACAGCAATCGCGAACCTGGCAACTCTTCTGCCGAGCTCGCCTGGGTATGTTGGCCCCTTTGAAGCTGGCGTGACGCTTGTGTTGACCGGTGTGGCCGCTATTGCGCGCGAGCGTGCGCTTTCCTATGCCCTTGTGCTGCATGTGGCACTGTATGTGCCAATTACGTTGCTTGGCCTCGTCTTCTGGTGGCGTGAAAGTTTGTCTTGGCGAGTGATTCGGGCATCAACCACAGAAAGGGTGACAAGTTAA
- the uppP gene encoding undecaprenyl-diphosphatase UppP, translating to MDMLHAVVLGVVQGLTEFLPVSSSAHLIVVPWLFHWPEPGLAFNVALHLGTLTAVIAYFWRDLLEILHGVLRGLWLRRPFADPMGRLGWIIVLGSIPAAIAGIVLQDAVDRFFHAGEGGRSAIALIALVLMLVALLLVLAERLATHRRPLSSITGRDGLLIGLAQMTALVPGVSRSGSTITAGLFLGLRREAAARFSFLLGTPAILGAGLLESRKLLAAGLDPSERGAFLLGFLTAALTGYLAIAFLLRYLQRRSTLVFVGYRVLAGLVLLVLVFLR from the coding sequence ATGGACATGCTGCACGCTGTCGTCCTTGGAGTTGTCCAGGGCCTCACGGAGTTTTTGCCGGTTAGCAGCTCGGCCCATCTGATTGTTGTCCCCTGGCTCTTTCACTGGCCAGAACCGGGGCTGGCATTCAACGTGGCGCTGCACCTTGGAACGCTCACTGCCGTCATTGCCTACTTCTGGCGTGACTTGCTTGAGATTCTTCACGGCGTCTTGCGTGGGCTCTGGTTGCGCCGACCATTTGCCGACCCGATGGGCAGACTTGGGTGGATTATTGTGCTCGGGTCAATTCCGGCAGCGATTGCCGGCATTGTCTTGCAAGACGCGGTTGATCGCTTTTTTCACGCTGGCGAGGGTGGCCGAAGTGCCATTGCACTCATTGCCCTGGTCTTGATGCTCGTTGCGCTCCTCCTCGTGCTTGCTGAACGCCTCGCTACCCATCGGCGCCCTCTTTCTTCCATCACTGGCCGTGATGGATTACTCATTGGGTTGGCCCAAATGACTGCGCTCGTCCCAGGTGTGTCACGTTCTGGCAGTACGATCACCGCAGGGCTGTTCCTTGGACTACGGCGCGAAGCGGCTGCACGTTTTTCCTTCTTGCTTGGTACGCCAGCTATTCTCGGCGCTGGTCTCCTCGAAAGCCGCAAGCTCCTTGCTGCAGGGCTCGATCCCAGTGAGCGCGGCGCATTCCTTCTTGGTTTTTTGACGGCTGCGCTCACCGGGTATCTCGCCATCGCCTTTCTGTTGCGTTATCTCCAGCGTCGATCAACGCTCGTTTTTGTCGGCTATCGTGTCCTCGCTGGTCTTGTATTGCTCGTCCTCGTGTTTCTTCGCTAA